TTTAAACAGAACTTAacaattttacaattttttttaaaaaaatatgtcatCCTAAAATAGCCCATCAATCCTTACCCAAACTTTCTGTATTTCTACAAAAATAGATGCACAAAGAGCTACAAAATACTGTATTCCTGAAAGAAGGCGCACTGTAGTCAAGGGAGAGTCTTTTTCCTGACTATTGAGACTGTTCATAAAAATATCAagctgaacaaaacaaaacactgttaAAGGAGCAGAAAGGAGTTAGgttgcccagctgcagcaggctcagatgaggaaagaaagaaaagttaggtttctggtttttttttcccaacactGTGGGACCCAAAAACGGCCTTACAAATAAAAGGCTCAATAGCAAAACCAGAACAGTTGGCTCTTCATCTTCATGTGTGTCCTTTGCTCCACGCAGAAGGAGTCAACCACTGCTGCATCACCCGCCCAGCTCTGCTGACTCCAGCTCTAGCTGGTCTTAATTTCTCTGCACCTCAGAACCAAGCAGCTTCCTTGCTCTTGTCCTGATGCTGTAGACctacatttcagaaaagaaaaggaaaataattaatgataataaatatttaataaatcagatggtttcttcttcctcctccccaagcaactgaaataaacaagttttgaataaaaaaaaatagtaaaaaaaaaaaatgacaatttaACAGTTTATAGGAGTTGTTAGCAACAGTGTTACTGCTCCAAACCTTTTAGTTTATGAGGGGTAAAATTAAACCATACTGAAGTTTGAATTGTGGCTCAAGCATTTCAGAAATGGTGATAAAACTCCTGCATGCGCTTCCTTGGTTTGAGCTCATGTGGAAGATGGCATAGAGACAAAAAACCCTCCATAAAGGTCTGCATCAATCCAGTAGGCAGCAGAGCAATATTTCCAGGCAGGGTCCAGCCACAGACACCATCTCCTCTAGAAAATGCCTGGGACACTTCAGGATTTCACAGGTTCTGTGGCATTTCACCTcgcagaggagagaggggaaaatgtTCTTGCAGCAggcaaaaacccccaaataatTTCACCTACTGAGTGCAAGATTTTCAGCCAAGAATGGCTAGTgcttccacatgggaaaaattAATGGTTTTCAGCTTGCATTTGTTATGAGTTCCTCtaacattttcctttgtaaaaaaAGTGAGGACTATCTAATAAATGTGGTGCTATGTTGTGGCTCTAGCATTATAGACTTGGAACCTGCTTTATAATCTGGGATTTCTCTGCTCCAGAGGATTCCAATCTCTCGATTCACACCTAACAGGGCACAAACCTCAAATCCAAACAATAGCAGGGCAGGTGCAGATTAAATTTCTCGAAGTTACATTCTTACTCATTtatagggaaagaaaaggatgcAGATCCAGGCATGTATTTTCAGAGGTAGTAAGGCACTCAAGTCTCAATGATTTAAAACGTGCCCTTTGATGTTTTGAGGCAAGTAAATCACATTCCATGAAATGAAGGTACATTTCCCACTACAAGTCATCATTCTCGCTATGCAATGTACCAAGACACCTGACTCGCTAAGAATTTAGTGTTAATTTCGCCACTAATGTAAATAAGTGCAACTCCAGACCTCTGTGATGTTGTAACCACCAGAGCTCTGTGTTCATTTGATGTTTAACCACGTGCTAGGCATGGATCTCATTTCCAAATCCAATCACACAGTGAATATGGAGGAAGACCCCTAAGTTTTCAGAAAGCCTAACAGGCATGGAAGGTTCAGATCTGAGAACTACCTCCTTGCTTTAAGATTATAAACAGTTAAATACTTAATGATGATCAACAtttcagagctgagctgcaaaGCAATTAGCACTCCCATAAAAGATGAGAGCATATGGCTCTATCCTTATGAGGATTCCCAAGCAGGGTACAAACACTTGTGTGTCAAGCAgtgaagagaaagggaaagcagagccCATGGGTGTGGTGCACCAAACCTTGTTTAGTTCTTTCTGCTCCTCTTCACATGCACTTGTACCTGTTTCTGCAGATTGGAAAAACTGGGATATCCCTCAGCTAGAGCATGCCTATAAAAACATGTTCAGAGGCTCTTTATTCAATGAAGATGTCTCCTTGTTGCTTAAGAGCTGTTTGTTTCCCTGGCAGCATCATACACAGACAGTCATAATGAACTGCTGTTAGCTCCCTTCAAAGTTAGTGATGACAATTTGGGGCTATTTTTCCCTCACTGCTTacagtttttttaaacaaagatgacctccaaaaaaaaaaaaaaaattcagagagcAGAATCCTCTCAGTGCATAAAGAAGTCATTTAAGTTCACCAGTGGACCACTAAAGGACACCAGAGGCCGTGGAAGCCTGTAAGAAGAGAAACAGGTTACATGGCTCCCGGCAGCTTAAAAAAATGACACACATACATGTTTAAGAGATCTTCTTCCACCTGACAGCAGCAAGTGGTAGGAAGGGAATAACTAGCTGAACAAGCACCTTCCTAGGCAGGTGTCTTTGCAAGACACAAGTAACTGTAACAAGGAGGTCTAAGGTATAGCTACAGACTCTaaacagcaagagaaaacaatccaaaaaaaaccaaagttgTCCTATTTACAGCACTGCATGTGGAATACTTTCCATGCCTTCTCCTCATTATATTCCTATCTCCTTCAAGGCAAGGCCATCTGCAGTCCTAACACTGAATCCAAGGCTGGCTACTCACCCAGAGCTTCCACCTGCAGTGCTTTCCTTTCAGCAAGGAAATCCTCACTTGCACTGCACGACCCAGCACTTCCACTCAAGCAAAATTCCCCTTCTGTGGGCCACCTACATTAGAGCTAATTGCCACACAAACATTATGCAGATTCTGTGGGAACATCTATGCAAATCTAACGAGTTGTGACAAACTTGTGGGATGTGTGTGAACACCGACAAACGTACAGAAGGGATCAGATTGGCCCCTCAAACTCCAAATTCAATGTATCACACTGACATACAGGCATTTCCAAAAGGGGATTTTAGTAAACCAGGACTAAAGGATGGTGATTAATTCACCTAAATTTGAAATTACTCACCTCAATGTGCGTAACTTTACCGGATAAAGAATGTACACCTCAATTTTAATAGATTTACAGCCATCACTCATGCCAAAGTCCTGCTTTGCTTTTagtgtgctggggctgcaggaagccTCCTCCAGCACATCTGTcccacagcaggacaggatATCCTCCGAGGCTCTGCAGTGGCAAGGACAAGATGCCCTGTTCTGCTCCCTCCATGggcttcctgcagcacagccaaacCCCACTGCTCACCTGAAGGGCCTGGGGTGCAGGACacctcccaccctgctcccgAGGGAAGCACTGATGGCTACAACCACCAGCAACACTGTGAGACAGAAATTCCCCTCCCCAGGCCCTGATCTGAAATGCTGTACATGGCTTAAGCACAAGCAGGCAGCTTTAGTGGTGACACTGGATTacagctgcagccctgagccACATGCAGAGCTGGTGACAGCCCGACCTTGCTTTGCTTGACACCAGCAGGGCAAAGAACTGAGCCCTAAAGCCAAACAACCTCTGCTTATTCCAACATGTTTATATCAATGCTTGACATGAAATGTACTCTTCTATTGAGCGTTGTAGCTTGTGCACTTTGGATAGACACTACACACCAGCAGACACAAACCTAGCAGGTTTTAATAGCTCTTGATGCAGACCAGCACTTTCTTTAATTGCACTTGGACTGATACAGAAGCTTCTAAAAGGGTTAATTTGCAGCCTACAACGTGAGGATCAAGCCACATTTAATGGCAATCAGGTAGCTAAATCCTTCTTCATCCCCTAAAACAGGACCATGTAAGTTCAAACAGATGTGCCAGACAGATCAATAGTTTGTCAGCTCTGTGAAGGGCGCTGTGCTGATGTCCCACACAATGTGTTCTGAAACATAAATTCCCAAACTACATCATGCATGCAGTGGGAACCTCCTCTTAACCTCTGAAGTGATTCAGCATCATCCATTCATGAGATCGATTATTTGGCTTGGCATGACAGAGATATAACAATGTAGCTGGAAGAGGGTAAGATTACAGCCAGCCTGCCCCCATCCCAACACTATCATTCCACATAATTCAGCGTGAGGAATTTTGCAGATGTTCCTATAATCCATGTGACAGTAGCACAAGAAATGTGGCCCATGGTAAGAAGAGGGAGAATCAGTTTGTAAGTGAAGTACTCCAAAAGGCAATGTCCAGGTACAGACCAAATGAACTTCTTTAACATAAATCACCTGAAGCTCATGGAATCTTTTATACTGACAGCTCCACAGGTTATTTTCTTGAAGGATATATGAACAAACACTTTCAGAACTGACATATTCTTGCCACTATGTCCTTACCCTACTCCAGAGAAAGCACTTTTTATGTCACTAAAAGCCAGGCCTTCCTATGTCACTCTTCCAGGCCCTTGAGTTTGTAGCCTGTCTGTTGAGATAGCTCTTTGACATTGGAGTTAAATGTAATGAAATGCTTTATGATGTGGAGATTTAtccagaaaaatctgctttccctGAAGTGTACATGAAGCAGGTGCTGGATGTGACTCCATGTGGTACTTGAGCAACgccctcctctccccacactTTCCCTGGATGACTCGGCTGGATGTGCACACAAAACCCTGAGGCAGTTAagctccctcttccctccatgCCTCAAGTGCTCATAACCCATTTGTCTCAACTGCACAAGCTGCTGGCAAGGCTGAAAAGGAAGCTcagccttcctgcccttcctAGCAAGCCTCTGCTTGGAAAGCACAGGGGGGATGAGTGTGCAGAGGAAgagagcaaataattttaatgtcacAGGTTTTCACTGCCTGCTGTGTTTCATCGCTTGCACCCTTGTTTCCAAAACTGGGGCTGCCTAACAGGGTTTTGCTGTTGTGTTTCAGTGTGTGACCCTTTTGAATAGTCTCAAACTAGTGAGACATTGGTCTGCTGAGATTCTGTTTCTTCAAACCAGTCACACgtttcccctctttctttttccccacaaGAACTCAGACTAAAACCCACACAAGACAAGCAAGCATGGGTCAGAAGTTAACAGTTCAGATCTTTTCCACTGTCTCCCACGCTGAGCAACCAAATGACATGCATGGCACTGCCAAATCAGGATCCTGACAAAATTAGCACCCAACTGTACCCCCTCCACATGGATTTTCACAAGGAGCAGGCAGCACCAAGCCAAAGCTGTGCTTGTTCTCTAAGGCAGTGCTAGGACCCAGTTCTTTTTGAGGTACTGGctcttaaagagaaaaacaactcACAGTCTAGGTTGGACTTGTACCTAAGCCAGGCAGAGGCTTCTCCTGACTAACAATTCCTTACACAGTTCTCGGTTCCATCCCCAAAAGGTTAAGCCAATtaccagggctctgctggggaagGCTTGTCTCTAACACCAGTGGCAGTGACACCCTGTTCATGCTTCAGAGAAGGCAGCTCACTCCCCTTATGGGGTTTGTCCCAGAGTAAAACTCTCAAGATCCCAGTTTGGTTAGTTTATCATTCTGTACTCAAAagcataaaatataattattctTGTATCACTGGTTTAGCTAGAAatgttatttatatataaattgtCCACTGTTAAGAATCCTGATAAGctttttcttagttttattGACATCAAGACAGCAAGTGGCATAGAATTTAGAGGAGATTACTGGATCCCAGTTGCTTTAAAGAGAAGGGACAGATTTGAATTAGGTTCATAGTATTTCATCTTTAAGAAAcagccttttttcctccatccaTTATTTGTTCCCCTGCCCACTAATCAAGGCAAAGAAGTGGTTCTCACACATTGAACCAGTCAGAGAGAGCTATCAAAAATGGAGACAAATAGATTAAGGCAAAGGGAACAAAGATACAAACCTCATGTCTCCTTAATCAGATAACATGCTGTCTTTAAGAAGTACTAATCTGCAAGGATTGCTGCTGGTGAGATAAATATCAAACGGAAAAAGGAGCCCTCAGTGGGGCCCATGAGCTCCAGGATGGATGCACTGGGAACTGTCAGTCACCCGACTGCAAGGGACTTCAAACCCTGAGGGCTGCCAGACTGCTGCTGATACTGGGACAAGAGACTGCCACTCAAAGCTCACAGACCCAGATGGAGTTCATGGTCTGCAGTCCAGACTACAGACCCCGCAGTAAAATGAATTTAATTCACACATCTCTGCCTATACCCTATAGAAAGATACTTAGTTTGATGGCAAGAACAGCTCAATCAGGACCTGTATTCTCCAGGTGACACCTGGTTACtacagaggaaggaaatgctgaCCTGTTCCACCTCAAGATGCAGTCCTCATGTACTGCAAGTTATTAGTTTATTAGTGGATGCACATATGAACTAGCTGAACAAGCTGAGAACTTCCTCATGGAAgcctaattaatattttctcataagatttaaataaaaagaaacaaacaaaaattgcaGATTGTGGCACAACTCATCTGGCTTGAATGGGACCAAGGCAGATAAAGGTCTCTCAGCAgaaggcagggagagctgccctGACAGCAATTACAGGAAGGATTCCCACCTGGAAATACATTTGGACATGGCTCTGAGAGCCAGCCCTGcttcagctgcagggagctcacGCCTCTGCACAAACAAGccacaaacaacaacaacaaaaacccaacccaacccaaccatcTCACCTGTATCAAACCCAAAGCTCGGCACGATGTCCACCGTCCCGTGGAAGGCTCCGGCCCAGGCTGAGGTAGCGCCGGCGACGGCAGCGGGGTCCGCCTTGGTCACGTCACGCTGGGGAGCGGGGATCCTGGCGGCGCGCACCGAGGGCACCAGCAGCGAGCCGTAGCGGGGGTCGCGGTGCGAGCCGGCGccgtggtggtggtggtggtggtggtgcaCGTGGGGGTGAGGGTGGTGGCGGTGCACGTACACGTCGTGCATGTGTGCGTACGAGGGGCTCACCTGAGACGCTAAGGGGTAATGCCAGGACTCGGAGGCGGCCGGGGGAGCAGGCGGGGCGCTCTGGTGAAGGCCGTGTCCTGGCCAGCTGCTGGGATCCGGTGTCGGGAAGGTGCCTGGTGCAGTCACAGGGAAATCGGGGTGCACTCCGCTTAAgcagggtggaggag
This sequence is a window from Vidua chalybeata isolate OUT-0048 chromosome 2, bVidCha1 merged haplotype, whole genome shotgun sequence. Protein-coding genes within it:
- the VGLL3 gene encoding transcription cofactor vestigial-like protein 3 isoform X2, which translates into the protein MQESLEVTLPNKQEEDEKDQPAEMEYLNSRCVLFTYFQGDIGSVVDEHFSRALSQASSFNSETALSKSKAGLSPLWRESSTISSQRSGFPTSFWTSSYQPPPPPCLSGVHPDFPVTAPGTFPTPDPSSWPGHGLHQSAPPAPPAASESWHYPLASQVSPSYAHMHDVYVHRHHPHPHVHHHHHHHHGAGSHRDPRYGSLLVPSVRAARIPAPQRDVTKADPAAVAGATSAWAGAFHGTVDIVPSFGFDTGLQHQDKSKEAAWF
- the VGLL3 gene encoding transcription cofactor vestigial-like protein 3 isoform X1, which gives rise to MSCSDVAMQQPAPAACGAPRYLAAPAAGCAQKKLAVYNKMQESLEVTLPNKQEEDEKDQPAEMEYLNSRCVLFTYFQGDIGSVVDEHFSRALSQASSFNSETALSKSKAGLSPLWRESSTISSQRSGFPTSFWTSSYQPPPPPCLSGVHPDFPVTAPGTFPTPDPSSWPGHGLHQSAPPAPPAASESWHYPLASQVSPSYAHMHDVYVHRHHPHPHVHHHHHHHHGAGSHRDPRYGSLLVPSVRAARIPAPQRDVTKADPAAVAGATSAWAGAFHGTVDIVPSFGFDTGLQHQDKSKEAAWF